In a single window of the Streptococcus ilei genome:
- a CDS encoding energy-coupling factor transporter transmembrane component T family protein: protein MNNRLVGYHAGTSFLHRLSGASKLLFLLLVSLAAMLSYDTRLLLVIGLGALALFATSGIRLKDISFILSFALVFAILNVLMVYLFAPQYGVEIYGAKTVLLDGLGAYSITAQELFYLFNLALKYVCTIPLALIFLMTTHPSQFASSLNQIGVSYKIAYSVSLTLRYIPDVQEEYQIIKLSQEARGLELSKKANFVQRVKGNLQMISPLIFSSLERIETISTAMELRRFGKNKKRTWYTYQEMTTRDRLIILGSALMVVLSLVLIWVNQGRFYNPWR, encoded by the coding sequence ATGAATAATCGCTTAGTCGGCTACCATGCTGGAACCAGCTTTCTGCATCGCCTCTCAGGTGCCAGCAAACTCCTATTTTTATTGTTGGTATCATTAGCGGCCATGTTGAGTTACGATACCCGCCTGTTATTGGTCATTGGTCTAGGTGCCCTCGCCTTATTTGCGACCTCAGGCATTCGTTTGAAAGACATTTCTTTTATTCTTAGTTTTGCCCTGGTCTTTGCTATTCTCAATGTCTTGATGGTCTATCTTTTTGCCCCTCAATATGGGGTAGAGATCTATGGAGCAAAAACAGTTCTTCTAGATGGTTTAGGGGCATATAGCATCACAGCTCAAGAGTTGTTTTATCTTTTCAACCTAGCTTTGAAGTATGTGTGTACCATTCCTCTGGCTCTTATTTTCCTAATGACCACCCATCCTAGTCAATTTGCTTCTAGTCTTAATCAGATTGGGGTGTCCTACAAGATTGCTTATTCAGTGAGCTTGACCCTGCGCTATATTCCAGATGTGCAGGAGGAATACCAGATTATCAAGCTCTCCCAAGAAGCAAGAGGGTTGGAATTGTCCAAAAAGGCCAACTTTGTCCAGCGGGTGAAGGGGAATCTTCAGATGATTTCTCCCTTGATTTTTAGTTCTCTGGAGCGGATCGAAACGATTTCTACAGCCATGGAATTGCGTCGCTTTGGGAAAAATAAAAAACGGACCTGGTACACCTATCAGGAGATGACGACTCGTGATCGTCTGATTATTCTAGGGTCCGCTCTGATGGTAGTCCTGAGTTTGGTCTTGATTTGGGTAAACCAAGGTCGCTTTTATAATCCTTGGAGGTAA
- a CDS encoding nucleoside phosphorylase, with the protein MLLEEFDVNRQAIINPQDLHDPIEGFPKVVLSCFSRVTFARLLENYEHDEITRTSMANFEVIVYGITIGDQQIAVFNAPVGAASCVGIIEDLIQFGMEKLVLFGTCGVLDQDIEATSIIIPTAALRDEGTSYHYLPASDEVEVNKETLPLFQSFLDHHKVSYQLGKVWTTDAPYRETIDKMNRRKEAGAICVDMECSAVAALATFRDFALCHFFYAADHLSEEKWDIQTLSSHADLDSKDRIAELAIQFALLWEKAN; encoded by the coding sequence ATGCTATTAGAAGAATTTGATGTCAACCGACAGGCGATTATCAATCCACAAGACCTGCACGATCCAATTGAGGGATTTCCAAAAGTAGTCCTCTCTTGCTTTTCAAGAGTGACCTTTGCGCGCCTACTTGAGAATTACGAACATGATGAGATTACAAGAACCTCTATGGCTAACTTTGAAGTCATTGTCTATGGGATTACGATTGGAGACCAACAGATTGCGGTCTTCAATGCGCCAGTTGGGGCTGCTTCCTGTGTGGGAATTATAGAGGATCTGATTCAATTTGGGATGGAAAAACTCGTTCTCTTTGGGACTTGTGGGGTTTTGGACCAAGATATCGAGGCGACCTCCATCATCATTCCGACAGCTGCCCTTCGAGACGAGGGAACCAGTTACCACTATCTTCCGGCTAGTGATGAAGTGGAAGTGAACAAGGAAACCCTTCCTCTCTTCCAATCCTTTCTGGATCATCACAAGGTATCTTATCAGTTGGGAAAAGTGTGGACGACAGATGCTCCCTATCGAGAAACCATCGACAAGATGAATCGTCGAAAGGAAGCAGGAGCCATCTGTGTCGATATGGAGTGTTCTGCAGTGGCGGCCTTAGCAACTTTTCGAGACTTTGCTCTCTGCCATTTCTTCTATGCGGCGGATCACCTCTCGGAAGAAAAATGGGATATCCAAACCTTATCTAGTCATGCGGACTTAGATAGTAAGGACCGAATCGCAGAATTGGCAATACAATTTGCGCTCTTATGGGAAAAGGCGAATTAA
- a CDS encoding uracil-xanthine permease family protein — protein sequence MKEESTVDLLLDVDQNPAPLKGILLSFQHVFAMFGATILVPLILGMPVSVALFASGVGTLIYMTCTGFKVPVYLGSSFAFITAMALAMKEMGGKVDAAQTGVILTGLIYVLVAAGVKVAGTRWIDKLLPAVVIGPMIIVIGLGLAGSAVKNAGFVEGGDWKNALVAVVTFLIAAFINTKGKGFFKIIPFLFAIIGGYVFAVCLGLVDFSPVLKANWFEIPGFYLPFNTGGAFKQYNLYFGPETIAILPIAIVTISEHIGDHTVLSQICGRQFLKQPGLHRTLLGDGIATSVSAFLGGPANTTYGENTGVIGMTRIASVSVIRNAALIAISLSFFGKFTALISTIPNSVLGGMSILLYGVIASNGLKVLIKERVDFSLMRNLIIASAMLVLGLGGATLKLGPVTLAGTALSAMTGIILNLILPHESN from the coding sequence ATGAAAGAAGAATCAACTGTTGATTTGCTCCTGGATGTCGACCAAAATCCGGCACCCCTAAAAGGAATCTTATTAAGTTTCCAACACGTTTTCGCCATGTTTGGGGCAACCATCCTGGTACCACTCATCTTGGGCATGCCCGTATCTGTCGCCCTCTTTGCATCAGGCGTTGGGACGCTGATCTATATGACTTGTACCGGCTTTAAAGTCCCTGTTTACCTCGGCTCTTCCTTCGCCTTTATCACCGCTATGGCTTTGGCGATGAAGGAAATGGGCGGAAAAGTCGATGCAGCCCAAACTGGGGTTATTCTGACTGGTCTGATCTACGTGCTTGTTGCTGCAGGGGTTAAAGTTGCTGGCACTCGCTGGATTGACAAATTACTTCCTGCCGTTGTCATTGGACCTATGATTATCGTCATTGGTCTAGGACTTGCAGGATCAGCTGTTAAAAACGCCGGTTTTGTCGAAGGGGGAGATTGGAAAAATGCCCTTGTCGCTGTCGTGACCTTCCTGATTGCTGCCTTCATTAACACCAAAGGAAAAGGCTTCTTCAAAATTATTCCTTTCCTCTTTGCCATTATCGGTGGCTATGTTTTCGCAGTCTGCTTGGGCTTGGTGGACTTCAGTCCGGTCCTCAAGGCGAACTGGTTTGAGATTCCTGGGTTCTATCTTCCTTTCAATACAGGTGGTGCCTTCAAACAATACAACTTGTATTTTGGACCTGAAACCATTGCCATCTTGCCAATCGCTATCGTAACGATTTCAGAACATATCGGTGACCATACAGTGCTTAGCCAAATCTGTGGCCGTCAATTCTTGAAACAACCAGGACTTCATCGTACCCTTCTTGGTGATGGGATTGCAACTTCTGTATCAGCCTTCCTTGGTGGTCCAGCCAATACCACTTATGGAGAAAATACAGGAGTGATTGGGATGACTCGTATTGCTTCTGTTTCCGTTATCCGAAATGCTGCTTTGATCGCTATTTCTTTGAGCTTCTTTGGTAAATTTACTGCTCTCATTTCTACCATTCCAAACTCTGTTCTCGGTGGGATGTCCATCCTTCTCTACGGGGTGATCGCAAGTAACGGTTTGAAAGTCTTAATTAAAGAACGCGTTGACTTCAGCTTGATGCGCAACCTAATTATTGCAAGTGCCATGTTGGTTCTTGGACTTGGTGGAGCAACACTGAAACTCGGTCCAGTGACCCTCGCAGGAACAGCTCTCTCAGCTATGACAGGAATCATCCTCAACTTGATCTTGCCACACGAATCAAACTAA
- a CDS encoding DUF4299 family protein, whose product MSVVFSIRNKKSMFGYQKVMPAKDVLNLVEGVLTYSFEEAMLSRSLKDFPAMLCIRYGKSCLPIILRYLDQEHAYQFILADFATLEDWRLILEWLSALARQLGNEIHDNLGTSYDADSIFSFDYENYLLKNLQNLEKDPDLHQYQLQGFAHSVILDRELLRKILDSPQPLEEFSQVVKKVQYSSAFFSQVRFYRQNETGGIIGSYSLTEDTDTVLPRVPFVPAEFVEKVNMDEVIDWKVNLVEITGNPDMPESYKPVAAVNLEALLDALDSSEFELLDANQIEIKKLSKERLLQLAQLEIKKVLNSENFFC is encoded by the coding sequence ATGTCAGTTGTGTTTTCAATTCGAAATAAAAAGAGTATGTTTGGTTATCAAAAAGTGATGCCGGCTAAAGATGTATTAAATTTGGTGGAGGGAGTACTTACCTACAGTTTTGAGGAAGCCATGCTTAGTCGCTCTCTCAAAGATTTTCCAGCTATGCTGTGTATCCGCTATGGAAAGAGCTGTTTGCCAATCATTCTTCGCTATCTGGATCAAGAGCATGCTTATCAGTTCATCCTTGCAGATTTTGCAACCCTTGAAGATTGGCGACTCATTTTAGAATGGCTCAGCGCCCTTGCTCGCCAGTTGGGAAATGAGATTCACGATAATTTGGGGACCAGCTATGATGCAGATTCTATTTTCTCTTTTGACTATGAGAACTATTTGTTGAAGAATTTACAGAATCTAGAAAAAGATCCAGACCTTCATCAATACCAGCTTCAGGGCTTTGCTCATTCTGTTATTTTGGATCGTGAGCTCCTCCGTAAAATCTTAGATTCTCCTCAACCTTTAGAGGAGTTCAGTCAAGTGGTTAAAAAGGTACAATACAGCTCCGCTTTCTTTAGTCAAGTCCGTTTCTACCGACAGAACGAAACTGGAGGTATCATTGGCAGTTACAGTCTAACAGAAGATACGGATACCGTTTTACCACGTGTACCTTTTGTGCCTGCAGAGTTTGTAGAGAAGGTCAATATGGATGAGGTCATCGACTGGAAAGTGAACTTAGTAGAAATCACTGGGAATCCCGATATGCCAGAGAGTTATAAGCCGGTGGCAGCTGTGAATTTAGAAGCTCTACTGGATGCTTTGGACTCAAGTGAATTTGAATTATTGGATGCCAATCAAATTGAAATCAAAAAATTGTCCAAGGAACGCTTGTTGCAATTGGCCCAACTCGAAATAAAAAAAGTTCTCAATTCTGAGAACTTTTTTTGTTAG
- the trhO gene encoding oxygen-dependent tRNA uridine(34) hydroxylase TrhO, translating into MAKPIRVLLYYKYVPIENAEQFAADHLAFCKSIGLKGRILVADEGINGTVSGDYETTQKYMDYVHSLPGMEDLWFKMDEEEEQAFKKMFVRYKKEIVHLGLEDENFDEDINPLETTGAYLSPKEFKEALLDEDTVVLDTRNDYEYDLGHFRGAIRPDIRNFRELPQWVRDNKEKFMDKRVVVYCTGGVRCEKFSGWMVREGYKDVGQLHGGIATYGKDPEVQGELWDGKMYVFDERIAVDVNHVDPSVVGKDWFDGTPCERYVNCGNPFCNRRILTSEENEDKYLRGCSHECRVHPRNRYVEEHKMSQAEVSERLAVIGETLDGEPA; encoded by the coding sequence ATGGCAAAACCTATTCGTGTCTTACTTTACTATAAATATGTTCCCATCGAAAACGCAGAACAATTTGCGGCAGACCACTTGGCTTTCTGTAAGTCGATTGGCCTCAAAGGGCGTATCCTAGTCGCTGACGAAGGGATCAACGGAACTGTTTCTGGTGACTACGAAACGACGCAAAAGTACATGGACTACGTTCACAGTCTTCCAGGTATGGAAGACCTCTGGTTCAAGATGGATGAGGAAGAAGAGCAAGCTTTCAAGAAGATGTTTGTTCGCTACAAAAAGGAAATCGTTCATCTTGGGTTAGAGGATGAAAACTTCGATGAAGATATTAATCCACTTGAAACAACAGGTGCTTATTTGTCTCCAAAAGAGTTCAAAGAAGCTCTTCTAGACGAAGATACCGTTGTCCTTGATACTCGTAACGACTACGAGTACGACCTTGGACACTTCCGTGGAGCTATCCGTCCAGACATTCGCAACTTCCGCGAGTTGCCACAATGGGTTCGTGATAACAAAGAAAAATTCATGGACAAACGGGTTGTAGTATACTGTACGGGTGGTGTTCGCTGTGAGAAATTCTCAGGCTGGATGGTCCGTGAAGGCTACAAAGATGTCGGCCAATTGCATGGTGGTATCGCAACTTACGGAAAAGATCCAGAAGTTCAAGGAGAACTGTGGGATGGGAAGATGTACGTCTTTGACGAGCGCATTGCGGTTGATGTTAACCATGTCGATCCAAGCGTTGTCGGAAAAGACTGGTTCGATGGTACGCCTTGCGAACGCTATGTCAACTGTGGAAATCCTTTCTGTAACCGTCGAATTTTGACTTCAGAAGAGAACGAAGACAAGTACCTCCGTGGTTGCTCACACGAGTGTCGTGTTCACCCACGCAATCGTTATGTTGAAGAACACAAGATGTCACAAGCAGAAGTTAGCGAGCGTTTGGCAGTTATCGGTGAGACGCTTGATGGAGAACCTGCATAA
- a CDS encoding DUF6773 family protein codes for MKQKKEPIVKDERTMLIDGKIAGELVLGMTCFIAVSAFVKASILDLDLLAYIPELILLIAMGAYALVRRISSGIDVRDMLETDSWFSRIGSGILFALFVIVMDVIGKRETMSFMLSPKYLLKIVLAILVFAFLTYLLEKPLAFINRKKQKKIEAELED; via the coding sequence ATGAAACAAAAGAAAGAACCAATTGTAAAAGATGAACGGACCATGCTGATTGATGGAAAAATTGCGGGGGAACTTGTTCTTGGAATGACCTGCTTTATTGCAGTATCCGCCTTTGTGAAAGCTAGTATCCTGGACTTGGACCTACTAGCCTATATACCAGAGCTCATTCTCTTGATTGCCATGGGAGCTTATGCCCTTGTCAGAAGGATTAGTTCTGGGATTGATGTTCGAGATATGTTAGAAACAGACAGCTGGTTCAGTCGCATTGGCTCAGGTATCTTATTTGCCTTATTTGTGATCGTAATGGATGTGATTGGAAAGCGGGAAACGATGAGCTTTATGCTTAGTCCCAAGTATCTGCTCAAAATCGTTCTTGCCATTTTAGTCTTTGCCTTTCTGACTTATCTGTTAGAAAAGCCACTCGCCTTTATCAATCGGAAAAAACAGAAGAAGATCGAGGCAGAGTTAGAGGACTAA
- a CDS encoding helix-turn-helix transcriptional regulator, whose product MAKNLKLKMARVEHDMTQGDLADAIGVTRQTIGLIEAGKYNPTLSLCLAICKALDKTLDQLFWE is encoded by the coding sequence GTGGCGAAAAATCTCAAATTAAAAATGGCCCGGGTCGAGCATGATATGACCCAGGGGGATCTTGCAGATGCCATCGGGGTGACGCGCCAGACCATTGGCTTGATCGAGGCGGGGAAATACAATCCGACCCTCAGCCTCTGCCTGGCTATTTGTAAGGCCTTGGATAAGACACTGGATCAACTGTTCTGGGAGTAA
- a CDS encoding ECF-type riboflavin transporter substrate-binding protein, whose amino-acid sequence MKQKQAFSIKDVVAIGVGAALFVVIAMIPIPAPAPNTNIQLQYALQALFSVIFGPIVGFLMGVIGHAIKDAMSGGLWWTWIISSGLFGLFVGLFRKQIGDLKGEVTKKELIVFNVVQVIANLLIWGLIAPVGDVLIYHDNPNKVFLQGVVAGSVNALVVAIAGSLLLIAYARTQTKDGSLSKD is encoded by the coding sequence ATGAAACAAAAACAAGCTTTTTCAATTAAGGATGTTGTAGCTATTGGGGTTGGAGCAGCCCTCTTTGTCGTGATTGCAATGATTCCAATTCCGGCACCTGCTCCAAATACAAACATTCAGTTGCAATACGCTCTTCAAGCCCTCTTTAGTGTGATTTTTGGTCCAATTGTTGGTTTCTTGATGGGCGTAATCGGTCATGCTATTAAGGACGCTATGTCAGGTGGTCTTTGGTGGACTTGGATCATTTCTAGTGGCTTGTTTGGTCTCTTTGTTGGTTTGTTCCGCAAACAAATTGGTGACCTCAAAGGAGAAGTTACCAAGAAAGAATTGATCGTCTTTAACGTTGTTCAAGTCATTGCCAACTTGCTTATTTGGGGATTGATTGCTCCGGTTGGGGATGTCTTGATCTACCACGATAATCCAAATAAAGTCTTCCTACAAGGTGTTGTTGCGGGTTCTGTCAATGCTTTAGTGGTAGCTATTGCAGGTTCACTCCTCTTGATTGCCTACGCTCGTACCCAAACAAAAGATGGAAGTTTGTCTAAAGATTAA
- a CDS encoding SAM hydrolase/SAM-dependent halogenase family protein → MHNNLLVLQSDFGLVDGAVSAMIGVALEESPTLKIHHLTHDITPYNIFEGSYRLFQTVDYWPEGTTFVSVVDPGVGSKRKSVVAKTAKNQYIVTPDNGTLSFIKKHVGIVAIREISEVKNRRANTEFSYTFHGRDVYAYTGAKLASGHISFEEVGPELSVEHIVEIPVVETVIEDNLVKGAVDILDVRFGSLWTSITREEFNHLEPAFGERFEVTIYNNDMLVYQNQVTYGKSFADVRIGQPILYINSLYRVGLAINQGSFAKAYNVGVGASWHIEIRKMEN, encoded by the coding sequence ATGCACAATAATTTACTAGTCCTTCAGTCAGACTTTGGTCTGGTAGATGGGGCTGTCTCTGCTATGATCGGGGTCGCTTTAGAGGAATCACCAACTCTCAAGATTCACCACTTGACCCATGACATTACACCTTATAATATCTTTGAAGGAAGTTACCGCCTCTTTCAGACGGTGGATTACTGGCCAGAAGGGACGACCTTTGTTTCGGTCGTTGATCCGGGTGTCGGCTCTAAACGAAAGAGTGTTGTAGCCAAAACGGCGAAAAATCAATACATTGTCACTCCGGATAATGGAACCCTATCTTTCATCAAGAAACATGTAGGGATTGTTGCTATCCGTGAGATTTCAGAGGTCAAAAACCGTCGGGCCAATACAGAGTTTTCTTATACCTTCCACGGGCGTGATGTCTATGCCTATACAGGAGCTAAGTTGGCCAGTGGGCATATCAGCTTTGAGGAAGTGGGGCCAGAGCTCAGTGTTGAACATATTGTAGAAATTCCTGTGGTGGAGACTGTTATAGAGGACAATCTTGTCAAAGGAGCCGTTGACATCTTGGATGTGCGCTTTGGTTCTCTTTGGACCTCGATTACTCGGGAAGAGTTTAATCATTTGGAACCCGCATTTGGGGAACGCTTTGAAGTAACCATTTATAACAATGACATGCTGGTTTACCAAAACCAAGTGACCTATGGTAAGTCCTTCGCCGATGTGCGGATTGGCCAGCCAATCCTTTATATCAATTCCCTCTACCGTGTTGGTCTTGCCATCAACCAGGGATCCTTTGCCAAGGCCTATAATGTAGGAGTTGGGGCTTCTTGGCATATTGAAATTAGAAAAATGGAAAATTAA
- a CDS encoding MptD family putative ECF transporter S component: MKMIQKHQFKQVAAFAGLYFLAIGLGVLLGSLVDNRGNMFYAPAFSALVGGGIYRVYVEKIQRTGAILVVALVIGSFFLFTRHGAGAFLPAVVGGLLAELVAARGHYQSKLGNALSFLLFSFTTTGPILMMWIQPASYRASLLARGKAMDYIERVMVPSNMETVSWFLLTLLLGALLGYLLGQLVYQKLDRK; the protein is encoded by the coding sequence ATAAAAATGATACAGAAACATCAGTTTAAGCAGGTTGCAGCCTTTGCAGGCTTGTATTTTCTTGCCATTGGATTAGGCGTCCTACTGGGAAGTCTGGTTGACAATCGAGGAAACATGTTTTATGCTCCAGCCTTCTCCGCCCTAGTTGGTGGAGGGATCTATCGAGTCTATGTTGAAAAAATTCAACGAACAGGAGCCATTCTAGTAGTCGCTCTTGTGATTGGTTCTTTTTTCCTTTTCACCCGTCATGGAGCTGGAGCCTTTCTTCCTGCTGTTGTTGGAGGTCTTTTGGCCGAATTGGTCGCAGCCCGTGGACACTACCAGTCGAAGTTAGGCAATGCCTTGTCTTTCCTCCTCTTTTCCTTTACGACGACAGGGCCCATTCTGATGATGTGGATCCAACCTGCTAGTTACCGTGCTTCTTTACTAGCACGTGGTAAAGCGATGGATTATATTGAACGCGTTATGGTACCGTCGAATATGGAGACAGTAAGCTGGTTTTTATTGACCCTTCTTCTTGGAGCTCTACTAGGTTATCTTCTTGGACAATTGGTCTATCAAAAGCTAGATAGAAAATAA
- a CDS encoding methionine ABC transporter permease has protein sequence MIDFIQTYLPNVYRMGWSGQAGWGTAIYLTLYMTFISFVIGGLLGLIAGLLLVLTAPGGIIENKLVFHILDKITSIFRAIPFIILLALINPFTRMIVGTGIGPTAALVPLSLAVFPFFARQVQVVLSELDRGVIEAAQASGATFWDIVGVYLREGLPDLIRVTTVTLISLVGETAMAGAIGAGGLGNVAISYGYQRFNNDVTLLATFLILLLIFFIQFIGDFLTKKISHR, from the coding sequence ATGATTGACTTTATTCAAACCTATCTACCAAATGTTTACCGGATGGGCTGGAGTGGCCAAGCTGGATGGGGAACAGCGATTTATCTGACCCTTTACATGACCTTTATCTCTTTTGTGATTGGTGGTTTATTGGGACTCATTGCAGGATTATTATTAGTCTTGACAGCACCTGGTGGGATTATCGAGAATAAATTGGTTTTCCATATCTTGGATAAAATCACGTCCATCTTCCGTGCCATTCCTTTTATCATCTTGCTAGCCTTGATCAATCCCTTTACTCGTATGATTGTCGGAACTGGGATTGGTCCTACGGCGGCCTTAGTTCCCCTATCTTTAGCTGTCTTTCCTTTCTTTGCCCGCCAAGTTCAAGTCGTTTTATCTGAGCTTGACCGTGGTGTGATTGAAGCAGCTCAAGCTAGTGGGGCAACCTTTTGGGATATTGTTGGTGTCTACCTTCGTGAAGGACTTCCTGATTTGATTCGTGTCACAACCGTGACCCTCATTTCCTTGGTTGGTGAAACAGCCATGGCGGGTGCGATTGGAGCAGGTGGTCTCGGAAACGTGGCTATTTCATATGGTTACCAACGCTTTAATAATGACGTTACCTTGCTAGCAACCTTCTTGATTCTGCTGTTGATTTTCTTTATTCAATTTATTGGTGATTTCTTAACCAAAAAAATTAGTCACCGATGA
- a CDS encoding methionine ABC transporter ATP-binding protein, translating to MSKEIIKLDHIDVTFHQKKREISAVKDVTIHINEGDIYGIVGYSGAGKSTLVRVINLLQVPTAGTITVDGDVIYQDQVTLNAAALRQKRRDIGMIFQHFNLMAQMTAAENVAFALKHSNLSKEQKAEKVAKLLDLVGLSDRADNYPAQLSGGQKQRVAIARALANDPKILISDESTSALDPKTTKQILALLQELNQKLGLTVVLITHEMQIVKDIANRVAVMQNGELIEEGSVLDIFSNPKNELTQDFITTATGIEEAMVKINQQQIVKKLPADSVLAHLKYSGSVTDTAIINDIYKQYQVSANILHGNIEILDHTPVGELVVILTGEAANLTAAQRDLQAAGVSVRVLKEGSNA from the coding sequence ATGAGTAAAGAAATTATCAAACTGGACCATATCGATGTTACCTTTCATCAGAAAAAACGTGAAATTTCAGCTGTAAAGGATGTGACCATTCATATCAATGAAGGGGACATTTACGGGATTGTTGGTTATTCTGGAGCAGGGAAATCAACTCTTGTACGGGTCATCAATCTCTTGCAGGTACCAACAGCAGGAACGATCACCGTAGATGGGGATGTCATCTATCAAGATCAGGTGACCCTAAATGCGGCTGCTTTACGTCAAAAACGTCGGGACATTGGTATGATTTTCCAACATTTCAATCTAATGGCCCAAATGACTGCTGCTGAAAACGTGGCTTTTGCCCTCAAACATTCAAACTTATCTAAAGAACAAAAGGCTGAAAAAGTAGCCAAGTTGTTGGACCTAGTTGGGCTGTCAGATCGGGCAGATAACTATCCGGCTCAATTGTCTGGTGGACAAAAGCAACGGGTAGCGATTGCGCGTGCGCTCGCCAACGATCCAAAGATTTTGATTTCTGACGAATCAACATCCGCCCTAGATCCAAAAACGACCAAACAAATCCTTGCTCTTCTGCAAGAGCTGAATCAGAAGTTGGGCTTGACAGTGGTCTTGATTACCCATGAAATGCAGATCGTTAAAGACATTGCCAATCGAGTGGCTGTCATGCAAAATGGTGAATTGATTGAAGAAGGCTCTGTTTTAGACATCTTCTCTAATCCTAAGAACGAATTGACACAAGACTTCATCACAACTGCAACAGGAATCGAGGAAGCTATGGTGAAAATCAACCAGCAACAAATTGTTAAGAAATTGCCAGCTGATTCTGTTTTAGCCCATTTGAAATATTCTGGTTCGGTGACAGACACAGCGATTATCAACGATATTTATAAACAGTACCAAGTGTCTGCTAATATTCTACACGGAAACATTGAAATTTTGGATCATACCCCTGTTGGTGAGTTGGTTGTTATCCTTACTGGGGAAGCAGCGAATCTAACTGCAGCACAGCGGGATCTACAAGCAGCAGGTGTTTCTGTGCGTGTCTTAAAAGAAGGGAGTAATGCATGA